In a single window of the Flavobacterium sp. W4I14 genome:
- a CDS encoding aryl-alcohol dehydrogenase-like predicted oxidoreductase (product_source=COG0667; cath_funfam=3.20.20.100; cog=COG0667; pfam=PF00248; superfamily=51430) gives MEYRKIGNSDLELSVITFGAWAAGGWMWGSTDRNDAINAIKAGYDLGVTSIDTAPIYGQGDSEEIVGDAIKGISRDKLQLVTKFGMRWDLAKGDFGFKSKNNDGKEIDIYKYAGKESVIYECEQSLKRLGTDYIDLYQIHWPDVTTPIGETFEAVNKLIEQGKVRYAGVCNYNVAQLKEADQTLEIISNQIPFSMVNRGVEDEIVPFCIEKNKSVLAYSPMERGLLTGKMTADYKFEEGDHRQGNKFFLPESIEKTNAFLTKIKPLADEKNATLSQLVLRWTVERPGITIALVGARNEKQAVQNAEAINVKLNAEEIQFINSELAHAGF, from the coding sequence ATGGAATACAGAAAAATAGGAAACTCAGATTTAGAACTTTCAGTAATCACTTTTGGCGCCTGGGCGGCCGGCGGATGGATGTGGGGAAGTACAGATAGAAACGATGCGATTAATGCAATTAAAGCAGGTTACGATTTAGGGGTTACATCAATCGATACCGCTCCAATTTATGGTCAGGGCGATAGTGAAGAAATTGTGGGCGATGCAATAAAAGGTATCTCGCGCGATAAATTACAACTGGTAACAAAATTCGGAATGCGTTGGGATCTGGCCAAAGGCGATTTCGGCTTTAAGAGTAAAAATAACGATGGGAAGGAAATCGATATCTATAAATACGCAGGTAAAGAGAGCGTAATTTATGAATGTGAACAATCCTTAAAACGTCTGGGTACCGATTATATCGATCTTTACCAGATCCACTGGCCAGATGTAACCACACCGATCGGCGAAACTTTCGAAGCAGTGAACAAGTTAATTGAACAGGGTAAAGTTCGTTATGCGGGCGTATGCAATTATAATGTAGCACAATTAAAAGAAGCAGATCAAACTTTAGAAATTATTTCTAATCAGATTCCATTTAGTATGGTAAACCGTGGTGTAGAAGATGAAATTGTTCCTTTTTGCATCGAAAAAAATAAATCGGTTTTGGCTTATAGTCCGATGGAGCGCGGTTTGTTAACCGGAAAAATGACCGCCGATTATAAATTCGAAGAAGGCGATCACCGTCAGGGGAATAAATTTTTCTTACCAGAAAGCATCGAAAAAACAAATGCATTTTTGACTAAAATAAAACCGTTGGCAGATGAGAAAAATGCTACCCTATCTCAGCTGGTTTTGCGTTGGACGGTTGAACGACCAGGTATTACCATTGCGTTGGTTGGCGCCAGAAATGAAAAACAAGCCGTTCAGAATGCTGAGGCTATAAACGTAAAATTAAACGCTGAAGAGATTCAGTTTATCAATAGCGAATTAGCGCACGCAGGTTTTTAA
- a CDS encoding thiosulfate dehydrogenase [quinone] large subunit (product_source=KO:K16937; cog=COG2259; ko=KO:K16937; pfam=PF07681; transmembrane_helix_parts=Inside_1_12,TMhelix_13_32,Outside_33_58,TMhelix_59_81,Inside_82_85,TMhelix_86_103,Outside_104_112,TMhelix_113_132,Inside_133_139) gives MFVVYRYIMDTKWAYLLSRLAIGLSFLGHGLVRLPKLAGFSHWMVGQFSKSYLPDALVIPFSYILPFAEFIAGLMIILGLFTRQGLLLAGVISLVLIFGTTVIENWEALPSQLVHVAFLSVLLAYLPYNSYAVDKIIKK, from the coding sequence ATGTTTGTAGTATATCGATATATTATGGATACAAAATGGGCATATTTACTTAGCCGCTTGGCAATAGGATTGAGTTTTTTGGGGCATGGCTTAGTGCGTTTGCCTAAGCTTGCTGGTTTTAGCCATTGGATGGTAGGGCAATTTTCTAAATCATATTTACCGGATGCATTGGTCATCCCCTTTAGTTATATTTTGCCATTTGCCGAATTCATAGCAGGGTTAATGATTATATTGGGATTATTTACAAGGCAAGGATTATTACTTGCGGGGGTAATTTCTTTAGTGCTGATTTTCGGAACAACAGTAATTGAGAATTGGGAGGCGCTGCCTTCTCAACTTGTGCATGTGGCATTTTTATCGGTCCTACTTGCTTACTTGCCGTATAATAGTTATGCGGTTGATAAAATCATTAAAAAATAA
- a CDS encoding ABC-2 type transport system ATP-binding protein (product_source=KO:K01990; cath_funfam=3.40.50.300; cog=COG1131; ko=KO:K01990; pfam=PF00005; smart=SM00382; superfamily=52540) — protein sequence MININNLNFGYSKHKPLFKNMSMRLSNGHIYGLLGKNGAGKSSLLKNLAGLVYAQSGTLDVMGFNPAKRQPALLEQICFIPEEFYLPSVKIDAYLKANAPFYKNFDHNYFTDLIKEFDIPVEQKLINMSYGQKKKVIIAFGLATQAKLVIMDEPTNGLDIPSKAQFRKIMASAMTDERCIIISTHQVRDLDNLIDTVIMLDENDVALKASVEEITAKLIFKKVKEIDDSIIYAEASLSGYNAVMPNYHQEESKLDMELLFNAILAEKIKFKPLFS from the coding sequence ATGATCAATATTAACAATCTTAATTTTGGCTACAGCAAGCATAAGCCATTATTTAAAAATATGAGCATGCGGTTAAGCAATGGCCATATTTACGGTTTGCTTGGAAAAAATGGAGCCGGTAAATCGAGCTTATTAAAAAACCTGGCCGGTTTGGTGTATGCACAAAGCGGCACATTGGATGTAATGGGCTTTAACCCCGCCAAAAGACAACCTGCACTGTTAGAGCAGATCTGTTTTATACCAGAAGAGTTTTATTTGCCTTCAGTAAAAATAGATGCCTATTTAAAAGCAAACGCACCATTTTACAAAAATTTTGATCACAATTATTTTACTGATCTGATAAAAGAATTCGATATTCCGGTTGAACAGAAGCTCATAAACATGAGCTACGGACAAAAGAAAAAGGTAATTATCGCTTTCGGACTTGCAACACAAGCCAAACTAGTAATTATGGACGAACCTACAAATGGATTAGACATTCCTTCTAAAGCTCAGTTCAGAAAAATTATGGCTTCAGCCATGACCGATGAACGCTGCATTATCATTTCTACCCATCAGGTAAGGGATCTGGATAACCTGATCGACACGGTGATTATGCTTGACGAAAATGACGTTGCGCTTAAAGCTTCAGTAGAAGAAATTACAGCAAAGTTAATCTTCAAAAAGGTTAAGGAAATTGATGACAGCATCATTTATGCGGAGGCATCACTTTCTGGTTATAATGCCGTTATGCCAAACTATCACCAGGAAGAAAGCAAATTAGATATGGAACTTCTTTTCAATGCCATACTTGCCGAAAAAATCAAATTTAAACCTTTATTCAGTTAA
- a CDS encoding Zn-dependent protease with chaperone function (product_source=COG0501; cog=COG0501; superfamily=81321; transmembrane_helix_parts=Inside_1_20,TMhelix_21_43,Outside_44_64,TMhelix_65_87,Inside_88_106,TMhelix_107_129,Outside_130_172,TMhelix_173_195,Inside_196_203,TMhelix_204_226,Outside_227_240,TMhelix_241_263,Inside_264_270) — protein MNNTFNINRFGLLLKRQWLDFGKIYLISLVVLLGIVVGFYSYNIPSPLKDNNFDYDGNLDMRFRYPLFLILGFVFISIVASSYFNILGQKSRAILELMTPASVFEKFLAGVVYTAIISLFSYLLIFYLTDLAFVKYLNGHLAAFRGLLPKNGAVREVETITYQVFNDEGYRKYCSYFFAFPFLITSIFLLGSVYFNRFHYIKTALSVMVFIGLASYLMVKFSRWVMEGKVPYHYGKSDNDLILWTILLITSIITIIVWAITYIRLKEKEV, from the coding sequence ATGAACAACACATTTAATATTAATCGATTTGGCTTATTGCTTAAAAGACAGTGGCTCGATTTTGGGAAAATTTACCTCATCAGTCTAGTGGTGTTATTGGGAATTGTAGTTGGATTTTATAGCTACAATATACCCTCACCACTTAAAGACAATAATTTTGACTATGACGGCAACCTTGATATGCGTTTCCGCTACCCTCTTTTCCTGATTTTGGGATTTGTTTTTATCAGCATCGTAGCAAGTAGCTATTTTAATATTCTGGGGCAGAAATCAAGGGCCATTTTAGAACTGATGACACCCGCTTCAGTATTCGAAAAATTTCTGGCAGGTGTAGTTTACACTGCAATAATAAGTTTGTTTAGCTATCTATTAATCTTTTATTTAACAGATTTGGCCTTTGTAAAATACCTGAACGGTCACCTTGCTGCCTTTAGAGGCCTCTTGCCAAAAAACGGGGCTGTTAGAGAAGTTGAAACGATTACTTATCAGGTCTTTAATGATGAAGGTTACAGGAAGTATTGCAGCTACTTTTTTGCCTTTCCCTTTCTTATTACAAGCATATTCCTTTTAGGATCCGTGTATTTCAACCGCTTTCATTACATCAAAACAGCACTATCTGTAATGGTTTTTATCGGCCTTGCATCTTACCTGATGGTTAAATTTTCGAGGTGGGTAATGGAAGGGAAGGTTCCCTACCATTACGGGAAAAGTGATAATGATTTGATTCTGTGGACAATTTTATTGATAACAAGCATCATCACCATTATCGTGTGGGCGATTACCTACATCCGTCTTAAAGAAAAAGAAGTTTAA
- a CDS encoding GntR family transcriptional regulator (product_source=KO:K07979; cath_funfam=1.10.10.10; cog=COG1725; ko=KO:K07979; pfam=PF00392; smart=SM00345; superfamily=46785), with protein sequence MEFRDNKAIYLQIAEYVCEHILLGKWKAEEKVPSVRELAVELEVNPNTVMRTYELLQNKNIINNKRGIGFFVDEAAIDNVRNYRKQQFIIADLPVVFRNIYLLNIGFDELENQYKTFVKENFNA encoded by the coding sequence ATGGAATTTAGAGATAACAAGGCGATATACCTTCAAATAGCAGAATATGTTTGCGAACACATTTTGTTGGGGAAATGGAAAGCCGAAGAAAAAGTACCCTCAGTTAGGGAATTAGCGGTTGAACTTGAGGTTAACCCAAATACAGTAATGCGTACTTATGAACTGCTACAAAACAAGAACATCATTAACAATAAAAGAGGAATTGGCTTTTTTGTAGATGAGGCGGCAATAGATAATGTAAGAAACTATAGAAAACAGCAGTTCATTATAGCTGATCTACCTGTGGTTTTCAGGAATATTTACCTCCTTAATATTGGTTTTGATGAATTGGAAAATCAATATAAAACATTTGTAAAAGAGAACTTTAACGCTTAA
- a CDS encoding hypothetical protein (product_source=Hypo-rule applied; superfamily=100920; transmembrane_helix_parts=Inside_1_6,TMhelix_7_26,Outside_27_281), whose product MKTSNKLLISLAALLIVIPIVVVAINIKLNYRERGIEDTYFGTQEINNEAFDQKSKGRITIPLQTPFKAIQIKDAKRFSVQIYVKEDKRYGLKVPEKFKNDLKFEVDANGVLQITVKNQTNDNDAEKIVLVIYCPNINEASVTNSNIFEFSAHSDSIKLNVDHSEMLFLTGDITYNDTKGKVTSVINPTKIGKLYLNLNKTKFSGVINAFKDLYVTANNSEIEIGNIDDNKEFPFDNLNIKTTDTSSVKLQNVKVKTFTGDFSDATTLQIPTPLLKQLFKK is encoded by the coding sequence ATGAAAACAAGTAATAAATTATTAATCAGCCTTGCGGCGCTACTCATCGTCATACCAATTGTGGTTGTCGCGATCAATATAAAGCTAAACTATAGGGAAAGGGGAATAGAGGACACTTATTTTGGAACACAAGAAATCAATAACGAAGCTTTTGATCAAAAATCGAAAGGCAGGATAACTATTCCCTTACAAACGCCATTTAAAGCCATACAGATAAAAGATGCCAAGCGTTTTAGTGTACAGATTTATGTAAAAGAAGATAAGCGGTATGGACTTAAAGTTCCTGAAAAGTTTAAAAACGATTTAAAATTTGAAGTGGATGCTAACGGAGTGCTGCAGATTACCGTTAAGAATCAAACTAATGACAACGACGCCGAAAAAATTGTCTTGGTTATATATTGTCCTAACATTAACGAGGCTTCAGTTACAAATTCGAATATTTTTGAATTTAGCGCCCATTCAGATTCTATAAAGTTAAATGTTGATCATAGCGAAATGTTATTCCTAACAGGCGACATTACCTACAACGATACAAAAGGAAAAGTGACAAGTGTAATTAATCCAACGAAGATTGGAAAGCTCTACCTTAATCTAAATAAAACAAAGTTTAGCGGTGTTATCAATGCTTTTAAAGACCTATATGTTACGGCGAATAACTCAGAAATTGAAATTGGGAATATAGATGACAACAAAGAATTCCCCTTTGATAACCTGAATATTAAAACGACGGATACATCGAGCGTAAAATTGCAAAACGTTAAAGTGAAAACCTTCACTGGCGATTTTTCTGATGCTACAACCCTGCAGATTCCAACACCTCTGCTTAAACAGCTGTTTAAGAAATAA
- a CDS encoding pimeloyl-ACP methyl ester carboxylesterase (product_source=COG0596; cath_funfam=3.40.50.1820; cleavage_site_network=SignalP-noTM; cog=COG0596; pfam=PF00561; superfamily=53474) yields the protein MKRFFLLFALSLFVFSHVNAQKIDTLSITLDNVKYPYPVKYFPINTEGQDIKMAYMDVAPTAAANGKTAILFHGKNFGGYYWGNVIKALTNIGYRVIVPDQIGFGKSSKAFIHYSFHQMATWNKRLLDTLGVQKTVVLGHSMGGMLATRFALMYPETTEKLLLENPIGLEDYKTFIPYITTAQQYQTELKTTAESVRKYYQGSYFTYWKPEYEYLVSIAGGVTNSADYPRWAKVAALTYTMIYEQPVVYEFQNLKVPTVLFIGKEDKTIVGKGLLTPDQQALHGQYKLLGKQTAAKIIGAKIIEFDACGHIPHIEIPTEFLVALTGSL from the coding sequence ATGAAGAGATTTTTTCTTTTATTTGCCCTCAGCCTGTTCGTTTTTAGCCATGTAAATGCACAAAAAATAGACACCCTATCTATTACCCTTGATAACGTTAAATACCCATATCCGGTTAAATATTTTCCTATCAATACCGAAGGGCAGGATATTAAAATGGCCTATATGGATGTTGCGCCAACCGCAGCAGCCAATGGAAAAACAGCCATCCTTTTCCATGGAAAAAATTTTGGAGGTTATTACTGGGGCAATGTAATTAAAGCCTTAACCAACATCGGTTACCGGGTTATTGTACCTGATCAAATTGGTTTTGGTAAATCATCTAAAGCATTTATCCATTATAGTTTCCACCAAATGGCTACCTGGAATAAAAGGCTTCTAGATACCTTAGGCGTTCAAAAAACCGTAGTTTTAGGTCATAGTATGGGCGGTATGCTGGCTACGCGTTTTGCTTTGATGTACCCAGAAACAACTGAAAAACTCTTGCTCGAAAACCCGATCGGGCTCGAAGATTATAAAACTTTCATTCCATATATCACCACTGCACAACAGTACCAAACGGAACTTAAAACCACAGCTGAGAGCGTACGGAAGTATTACCAGGGCTCTTACTTTACATATTGGAAACCCGAATACGAATACCTGGTGAGTATTGCCGGAGGCGTAACCAATAGTGCTGATTACCCGCGCTGGGCTAAAGTGGCCGCACTAACTTATACCATGATTTATGAACAACCTGTGGTCTACGAATTTCAGAATTTAAAGGTTCCTACTGTTTTGTTTATTGGTAAAGAAGACAAAACAATCGTCGGCAAAGGATTGCTTACGCCTGATCAACAGGCCTTACATGGTCAGTACAAACTTTTAGGAAAGCAGACTGCAGCCAAAATTATCGGCGCTAAAATTATCGAATTTGATGCCTGCGGACATATTCCGCATATCGAAATTCCGACGGAATTTCTGGTAGCTTTGACAGGTAGTTTGTAA
- a CDS encoding putative secreted protein (product_source=COG5513; cleavage_site_network=SignalP-noTM; cog=COG5513; pfam=PF19777), protein MKIFVTVILSLVSISAFAQKSYVLRQNYPTGYKYDFTLTSEQIINQKIAGRDVHLTQSIGTDYTFDITEGHSGEKDVKVTYNRIFMKSVAMGNTMTLNSDDQDSTKKNPFSGLKGASFYMTVTPNGGIKTVAGIDKMLDNMAAKMTKDTSQVKQIKNALSKQFSNEVVKQTMESSFKIYPDKPVKIGDNWTVDTKMQMSMPIETITQYTLKEVKDGIAILGVKGTLVSKGNFEVMGNKMETDLQGTNSGETSVDMKTGIVLNSHLRVELYGKMKSMGQDIDFEMQGINKIVGKEVD, encoded by the coding sequence ATGAAAATATTTGTAACAGTCATCTTGAGCCTGGTCTCTATAAGTGCCTTTGCGCAGAAAAGCTATGTGTTAAGACAAAATTATCCAACGGGCTATAAGTACGATTTTACGCTCACTTCCGAACAAATTATCAACCAGAAAATTGCTGGCCGCGACGTACATTTAACCCAAAGCATAGGAACAGATTATACTTTTGATATTACCGAAGGCCATAGTGGCGAGAAGGATGTGAAAGTAACTTACAACAGAATTTTCATGAAATCGGTTGCGATGGGTAATACCATGACCCTTAATTCTGATGATCAGGATAGTACCAAAAAGAATCCCTTTAGCGGTTTAAAAGGAGCGTCTTTTTATATGACTGTAACCCCTAATGGTGGCATTAAAACCGTTGCTGGTATAGATAAAATGCTCGATAATATGGCAGCAAAGATGACTAAGGACACCAGTCAGGTTAAACAGATTAAAAATGCTTTAAGTAAACAATTTAGCAACGAGGTGGTGAAACAAACGATGGAATCGTCATTTAAAATTTACCCTGATAAACCTGTTAAAATAGGCGACAACTGGACCGTTGATACCAAAATGCAGATGAGTATGCCAATTGAAACAATTACACAATACACATTGAAAGAGGTAAAAGATGGAATTGCGATACTAGGAGTAAAAGGCACATTGGTATCAAAAGGAAATTTTGAAGTGATGGGCAACAAAATGGAAACTGATTTACAAGGAACCAACTCTGGAGAAACCTCAGTTGATATGAAAACCGGAATTGTACTTAACAGCCACCTCCGTGTTGAACTGTATGGTAAAATGAAATCGATGGGGCAGGATATCGATTTCGAAATGCAGGGCATTAATAAAATTGTAGGAAAAGAGGTTGATTAG
- a CDS encoding Mlc titration factor MtfA (ptsG expression regulator) (product_source=COG3228; cath_funfam=3.40.390.10; cog=COG3228; ko=KO:K09933; pfam=PF06167; superfamily=55486; transmembrane_helix_parts=Outside_1_3,TMhelix_4_21,Inside_22_257), translating into MNSLPLAYLIPIFLIALYLILKKKKATVEPLTDVDKKILDDYVGYYHNLDSTDKLKFEQKVAAFFSTVKIEAVGLEMTTLDELLIASSAVIPIFGFDDWQYKNLTSVLLYPDTFNKDFQFEGGERNIMGMVGTGYMNGQMILSRSALRHGFSKSAGKENTAIHEFVHLLDKSDGATDGVPENLIAHEYTLPWIKMMHEEMEKIEDNKSDINPYAITSQAEFFAVVSEYFFEKPEQLRDKHPELYFQLSRIFAQQPAG; encoded by the coding sequence ATGAACTCGCTTCCACTTGCCTACTTAATTCCTATTTTTCTAATTGCCCTTTATCTCATCCTTAAAAAAAAGAAGGCTACTGTTGAGCCTTTAACGGATGTAGACAAAAAGATACTGGATGATTATGTAGGGTATTACCATAATCTCGATTCGACCGATAAGCTGAAGTTCGAGCAAAAAGTGGCCGCATTTTTCAGTACGGTTAAGATAGAAGCGGTGGGTTTAGAAATGACAACATTAGACGAGTTGCTGATTGCCTCGAGCGCAGTTATCCCCATTTTTGGTTTTGACGATTGGCAATACAAAAACTTAACCAGCGTTTTATTGTATCCGGATACTTTTAATAAAGATTTCCAGTTTGAAGGTGGCGAAAGGAATATTATGGGTATGGTAGGGACGGGTTATATGAATGGACAGATGATTTTATCACGCTCGGCCTTGCGACATGGTTTTTCTAAAAGTGCAGGGAAAGAAAATACGGCTATACACGAATTTGTGCACCTTTTGGATAAATCTGACGGCGCAACAGATGGTGTTCCAGAGAATTTAATTGCACATGAATATACTTTGCCTTGGATTAAGATGATGCATGAAGAAATGGAGAAAATTGAAGACAATAAATCAGATATTAATCCATATGCCATCACCAGTCAGGCTGAATTTTTTGCTGTGGTTTCTGAATATTTCTTTGAAAAACCTGAACAGTTAAGGGATAAACATCCGGAATTATATTTTCAGTTAAGCCGCATTTTTGCGCAACAGCCTGCAGGTTAA
- a CDS encoding scyllo-inositol 2-dehydrogenase (NADP+) (product_source=KO:K16044; cath_funfam=3.30.360.10,3.40.50.720; cog=COG0673; ko=KO:K16044; pfam=PF01408,PF02894; superfamily=51735), which translates to MDTNINKTINAGLLAYGMSGKVFHAPFLQAHNGFNLKAIVERSHKNAVNDYPNITSYNSVEELLNDTEIELVVINTPNNLHYEHSKTALTKHKHILVEKPFTATAAQAKELFELADSVGKQIFFYQNRRWDSDFTSVKKVIESGKLGKLNEMHLRYDRYRNVIGPKAFKENPVEASGLLYDLGPHLLDQVICLFGKPLNYHKILGKNRVDTLVDDYFSIQLSYPNSLYVFVTSSMLVVNPQAGFVLHGVNGSFIKQRTDIQEEQLLAGMKLTDPGYGVESASKDGLLTTIDAEGHKTEETIPSEVGSYLPLFEAVYQAINNNKPYPVTREDVLIQLEIIES; encoded by the coding sequence ATGGATACGAATATCAATAAAACTATTAATGCCGGTTTATTAGCCTATGGCATGTCGGGGAAGGTTTTCCATGCTCCTTTTTTACAGGCACATAATGGGTTCAATTTAAAAGCTATAGTAGAACGCAGTCATAAAAATGCAGTTAATGATTACCCAAATATTACAAGTTATAATAGTGTTGAGGAGCTTTTAAATGATACCGAAATAGAATTGGTTGTTATTAATACGCCCAATAATCTTCATTATGAGCATTCGAAAACGGCATTAACCAAGCATAAACATATTCTGGTTGAAAAACCATTTACGGCAACAGCTGCGCAGGCAAAGGAACTTTTTGAACTTGCCGATAGTGTAGGGAAACAAATCTTTTTCTACCAGAACCGCCGTTGGGACAGTGATTTTACCTCGGTTAAAAAAGTAATAGAAAGCGGCAAATTAGGCAAATTGAACGAAATGCACCTGCGTTACGATCGCTACCGTAATGTAATTGGGCCGAAGGCATTTAAAGAAAACCCGGTAGAGGCCAGTGGACTTTTATACGATTTGGGCCCGCACTTGTTAGACCAGGTAATCTGCCTGTTTGGCAAACCATTGAATTACCATAAAATTCTAGGTAAAAATAGGGTAGATACTTTGGTCGACGATTATTTCTCGATCCAACTGAGTTACCCTAATAGTTTGTACGTTTTTGTTACTTCGAGCATGTTGGTGGTAAATCCACAGGCAGGATTTGTTTTACATGGCGTAAATGGAAGTTTTATTAAACAAAGAACCGATATTCAGGAAGAACAGTTGCTGGCGGGGATGAAATTAACCGATCCGGGCTACGGTGTTGAGTCCGCAAGTAAAGATGGTTTATTAACAACCATTGATGCTGAAGGCCATAAAACTGAGGAGACAATTCCATCAGAAGTAGGCAGTTATTTACCGCTTTTCGAAGCCGTTTATCAAGCCATAAATAATAATAAACCTTATCCGGTTACACGCGAGGACGTTTTGATCCAATTAGAAATTATCGAAAGCTAA
- a CDS encoding hypothetical protein (product_source=Hypo-rule applied): MKPSEINAKWKVLQEKISKEFDSDFPDLKVMLFLIGVQELGKGPKKYSKRQKEELMHIATCRLLSEMGFYELEGLDQDGWPHWKLIKAIPPYTMLEQEMLMKSLVVSYFEDIYS; this comes from the coding sequence ATGAAGCCGTCGGAGATTAATGCCAAGTGGAAAGTTTTACAGGAAAAGATTTCGAAGGAATTTGATTCTGATTTTCCTGATTTAAAAGTAATGCTTTTTCTAATTGGCGTTCAGGAATTGGGCAAAGGGCCAAAAAAATACAGTAAACGCCAAAAAGAGGAGCTGATGCACATTGCTACCTGCCGTTTATTGAGCGAAATGGGCTTTTATGAGCTTGAGGGCTTAGATCAGGATGGCTGGCCACATTGGAAATTAATTAAAGCAATACCTCCCTATACCATGCTCGAGCAGGAAATGCTGATGAAATCGCTCGTGGTAAGTTATTTCGAAGATATTTATTCGTAA